In the Corallococcus soli genome, TGAAGTGGAAGTCGAAGTCCTCGAGCGTCCTGGCGTGCTCGAAGGAGGCGCGGCGCACGCGCTGGGACAGTTGCTTGGAGTCGCGCCGCTCCGCCTCGTCGCCCAGCAGCCGGTAGAGGAATTCGGAATGGGAGAGGTTGTCGTCCACCGCCTGCTGGGTGCGCAGTTGAAGCGACTGGAGGACACCGGACAGGCGCAGCTTTTTGAGCAGGGGGACGAGCGCGTCAGTGGGACTCAATTTCGGACTCCTGGGGCACGGCGGAGGGGTGCAGCAGCTCGGCCACGCTGCGTGCGAAGCGCGGCTGAGGAAGCGAGGGCGACGCCGGGGCGGCGAGCGCCAGGGGCAGCGGCTGCAAGTCCAGTCCCTGGCGCAGCAGATTCTTGATGGCCCGGTAGGTATATGCGCCGTAGTAGTGGGCCCTGCGGGCCGCGGCCTGGGCGCGCTCGGGCGGGAAGCCTTCCAGGTGGGTGACGATGGCCTGCACGGCACGCAGCTGGGAGAGCACGTCGTCTGAGTCGAAGACGGCGCGCACGTAGGTGAGGACGTCCTCGCCCAGCCTCGCGGCCCGCCCTTCCCAGTAGCCGCGGCTGCGGTGGCGCAAGTCCGCGCGGTGCTGGGGCAGGTGCGCCTCGTGGGTGCTGTAGAGGCCACCGCCGCGCCGGGCGTGCGTGGCCACGCGCACGTCGTGCGCGTAGGCCTCCAGGCTGGTGTCGGTGACGCGCAGCCAGACTTCGCTGCCGACGAGGCGCCAGGGCACGGAGTAGAAGCGCCGCTCGAAGAGGACGTGGCTGTCCTGGTGGACGCGCACGGCCTTCCAGAGGACGGGCGTGAAGCGCCTGGCGGGCAGGGGTCGCAGGGCGGGCAGCTCCTCCTCGCCGAAGACGTCCACCGGGCGCCGGCCCGTCGTCCCGTGCCGTCGCACGTTGGCCACCTCCGCCAGCCACTTCTTCAAATCCGCGCGCACGACGTCGACGTCCTGCCCCTCGCGCCCCTTGAAGAAGTTGGACTGGAAGTACTTGACGCCCGCTTCCACCTTGCCCTTCTTCTGGGGCGCGTACGGCGGCGTCGGGTCCACCTTGAAGCCATAATGCCGGGCCACCTCCCGGTAGCCGCGGTTGAGGGCGGACGGCTCGTCCGGGGTAAAGGCCGCGCGCAGCACGGCGGCCTTCAAGTTGTCCGGCACCACCGTCTGCACCACGCCGCCCAGTGCCTCGAAGGCCTCCACGTGCAGCCGCAGCCACGTCGGCAGCGACTGCTCGAAGACGACGTCCGCCACCAGGTAGCGGCTGTGCGCCAGCACCAGGACGAAAACCCAGGCCTTCCTCAGCACCTTCTGCCGGGGGCACAGCAGCCTCCCCACGTAGCCGAAGTCCACCTGCGCCACCTCGCCCGCTGCGGTGACGACGGGGATGGCGACGTCCTCCGCCCGCACGCCCCGCGCCTTGCGCAGCTGCCGCACCATCCGCTTCACCGCCGAATCGCTGGCGCTGAAGCCCTCCACCTCCAGCCGCAGCCTGTCGTGAATCGCGCGGGCGCCCAGTCCCTGAGCAAGCCACGCCTCCACGCGCGGCTGCCACTCCACCAGCGATGACGTCTGCTGCGCGGGCACCCTCAGTGGCCGGTGCTCCAGCACCGACGCCTTGAGCGCCTCCAGCTCAGGCACCTCCTCCGGGCGCCCCTCCAGCATTCCCGCCGCCGTGAGCTCCGCGCGGTACGCCCGCTCCGTATTCGGGCCCATCCTCAACAGCCGGGCCACTTCGCGCGCACCCGTCCCGTAACCGTCCGGCGAACGACGTGCCGGATCGCTTGAAGGCGGACGGGAGGCGCGCGGTGTCGAGCGGTGCGACGGATTAAGACGCGAGGCGTTGGGATGCGTCGGCTGCGCGCAGACGCTTCCATTCGTGCGGCAGCAACTCGCCGATGCGGGCGTTCGGGTGCGTCTGGACGCGCAGCAGCACGTCGGCGAGGTAGTCCTCGGGATTGACGCCGTTGGCCTCGCAGGTGGCAACCAGCGCGTAGAGGCCGGCGAGGTTCTCGCCCGCGGCTTCGTGGCCGACGAAGAGGAAGTTCTTCCTGCCCAGGGCCGCTTTTCTCAACGCGCCCTCGCTGCGGTTGTTGTCCAGGGGCAGACGCGCGTCGCAGACGAATCGGGTGAGAGCGTCCCACTGTCTTCGGGCGTAGGAGAGGGCCTGGCCCAGCGGCCCCTTCGGAGGATGGAACGGCGTCTGCTCCTCCAGCCAGGCGCGCAGCGCGGCGAGGACGGGAACACTCTTCTGCTGGCGCAGCTCGCGGTGCGCACGAGGCCCGCGTCACGGGCCTGCGCCTCCACGCGGTAGAGGGCGAGGATGAAGTCCAAGGCCTCACGGGCTTCGGGCGCGGTGGGCAGCGCCTCGAAGAAGCGGCGGCGCACGTGCGCCCAGCAGCCGACGCGCACGCGCCCCTCGGGCAGCGTCACCGCGTTGTAGCCCGTGTACGC is a window encoding:
- a CDS encoding Mu transposase domain-containing protein; protein product: MPALRPLPARRFTPVLWKAVRVHQDSHVLFERRFYSVPWRLVGSEVWLRVTDTSLEAYAHDVRVATHARRGGGLYSTHEAHLPQHRADLRHRSRGYWEGRAARLGEDVLTYVRAVFDSDDVLSQLRAVQAIVTHLEGFPPERAQAAARRAHYYGAYTYRAIKNLLRQGLDLQPLPLALAAPASPSLPQPRFARSVAELLHPSAVPQESEIESH
- a CDS encoding IS66 family transposase, whose amino-acid sequence is MRQQKSVPVLAALRAWLEEQTPFHPPKGPLGQALSYARRQWDALTRFVCDARLPLDNNRSEGALRKAALGRKNFLFVGHEAAGENLAGLYALVATCEANGVNPEDYLADVLLRVQTHPNARIGELLPHEWKRLRAADASQRLAS